From the Oceanobacillus kimchii X50 genome, the window TGTTGTACCATCGGTAGTAATTAATGTATGCCCTTTATAGGTAAGAAGCTCTGGGAATTCCTTAGTAGAAAGTATAACTTGAAGTGTTTCATTTAAGACAATATCTCCGCCATTATAATCAATGATTTGCGGATTAACATTCTTACCAGTAAAATCCGTAGCAGTATCTACATGGGCAAGAAAACCTATTGTCGGGATATCATTGTTCGTATTTGCTGGTAATGTAGCCATGAGATATCCATATTCATCTACTTCGATCTCTTGCATTCCAATTTCTTTAAGTTCATTTTGGAGATAGTGAATTAAATCCCATTGGCCGGGAGTTGATGGCGTAGTACTAGATTGATCGTCAGATTGCGTGTCTATTTTCGCATATGTAATTAATCGATTGATAAGTTGTTTTTGCATATCGTATCTCCTCTTCGTTTTTTCTATTAGTTTACCATATATTGATTATTTAGATATCTGTAAATTATTTTATAAAATGATATGATAGTAAATAAATAGTTGCAGGAGGGATAGTATGAAAAATTTAATTAGTGTACAGCGGTTGATGCGTAGATTTTCGCAAAATCATATTGTAATTGTGGATGTACGATTTAATTTAAAAGATCCCGATGCTGGACGTAAAGCGTATTTGAAAGAGCATATACCTGGTGCAATTTATATGGACTTAAATAAGGATTTATCTGGAAAGGCAGGTAAACACGGAGGTAGCCACCCTCTACCAGATTGGGATTTATTTACAAATAAACTAGGGCAAATAGGGGTAACGAATGAAACAACGGTTGTAGTCTATGACCAAGGAAATGACATGTTTGCACCTCGATTCTGGTGGTTAATGGATTATGTAGGGCATGATAAAGTTTATATTCTAGAAGGTGGATTAGATCAATGGAAAGAAGAAGGAGGAGCGGTAACAACAGAAGTTCCCTCTTTAAATCCAGTCACTTACCAGCCTAAATTAAAACAAAATCGTACAGTCGATATGAAGGAAGTGCGCGATAAGATTTCTAATGGCAACACGATATTAATCGACTCACGTTCTTATTCAAGATATTTAGGAGATGAGGAACCATTGTACCGAAGAGCAGGACATATACCTGGAGCGGTTAATTATTTTTGGAAAGATGTTCTTACGAAAGATGGTAGAAGGTGGAAAGATAAAGAGCAGTTAGAAACCTTATTTGCTAATCTTTCAAAAGACGATGAAATTATTGTGTCTTGTGGCTCTGGAGTATCTGCTTGTCCAAACATACTTGCGTTAGAGACAGCAGGATTTCATAATGTGAAACTGTACCCTGGTAGTTTTAGTGATTGGATATCTTATGATGATAACGATGTGAAAGTAGGAGAGGAGGCCCCGTAATGTTAGGACGTTGTGGTTGGGTTACCGATGAACCTATCTATATTTCTTATCATGATGAAGAATGGGGAGTTCCTGTTTATGAGGATGACCGATATTTGTTTGAAATGTTGTCTTTAGAAGGAGCTCAAGCAGGGTTAAGTTGGATAACGATACTTAAAAGACGAGAAAATTATAGAGAAGCATTTGACCATTTTTATCCGGAAATAGTAGCAACTTATTCAGACGAAAAAGTCGAGTCATTACTGTTAAACGAAGGTATTATTCGAAATAAGCGAAAGATAAGCTCAGTGATTAATAATGCGCATAAATGTATTGAAGTGGCCAAGGAATTTGGCTCTTTTCATAAATATATTTGGAGTTTTGTAGATGGGCAACCAATTTTAAACACGTGGGAAGATGATAAAGAAATTCCTGCTTATACTGATCTTTCTGAAAAAATGAGTAAAGATATGAAAAAGAGAGGGTTTCGCTTTGTAGGCCCAACCATTTGTTATTCATTTATGCAAGCTATTGGAATGGTTAATGATCATACAAAACAATGCTTTTTATACCATGGCAAAAATCAATAAAATAGCAAGGAAAACTTGTAAAGGTGAATTCTTCATGTTTACAATATAAAACCGAACTACAATCCAGGCATGATATACTCCTTCTTGAATTTTTACTTTAGCGAAGTAGATTAGAGACTGGAAAATAGTTCGGTTATTTATTTTATTTGAGTTTAAATACTTGTAATTGATTATTTAAATCAATTGCAAGTTCTGCTAGACTGTTGGCACTGCCTGCCACTTCTTCCATTGAGCTAGAAGTCTGTTGAGCAGCAGCAGATGCTTGTTCCACACCAGCAGCAGACTCTTCTGAAGTCGAGGCGATTTCTTCAATAAGTTGATTCATATTGGTACTATTTTCAACGATATTTAATAAATCTGATGTAATATGTTCAATTTTACTTACCATATCATTAACGCCATGTTGAATTGTTTTAAAGTTATCTCCAGTTGATTCGATTTGGGTTGTTCCTTCTTGAACTTCTTTGTAACCATTATTAAGGGAACTAACAACTTCTTTCGTTCCATCTTGGATATTGGAAACAATAGTGGTGATTTCACCAACAGAATTAGATACTTGTTCAGATAGTTTTCGAACTTCATCTGCTACAACTGCAAATCCACGTCCATGTTCACCGGCTCTTGCAGCTTCTATGGCAGCATTTAAAGCTAGCAAGTTCGTTTGTTCAGAGATATCTTTAATAACGGATATCAGATTCGATATATCTCTTGATTGTTGATCTAGACCTTTTACTTTGTCTACAGAAACTTTAACAATTTCATCGATTCGATGCATTTGCTTCATAGAATTTCGCATTAAAGCAGTTCCTTGATTCGTTTGTTCTAACATCTTTTCTGTTGTACTTGTAATTTCATCTCCATTTTCACGAGACTTGTTTACTACCTCTACAAAGCCTGACATTTTTTCGGATAAGTCTGAAGCACCATTGGCTTGTGTTTCTGCACCGGCTGATAATTCTTCCATTGTAGCTGCTACTTGTGAATTACCTTCTTTTACTTCCGTTGCAGCTTGGGTAAGATGATCGCTTCGTTCTAATACGGAACTACTTGCTGAAGATACCTTCGTTAGAATAGCTTTCATATTATCTTTCATTTGATTCACAGAAGCACTTAATTGGCCAATTTCATCTTTACCGTTATATTTCATATGGGTTGCGGTTAAATCCCCAGCTGCAACTTTAGATGTGATTTGTACAACTTGTTTCAGATTTCTGGAAATTTGAACACTAACTATACTAAAGATAGTTACTCCTATAGCGATGGTGATTAAGTTTGCCATTGTTAGTGTTGATGAAATTCGATCCATACTATTTTCTGCAGCTTCTGAAGCCTTAGTTTGAGCTTGTTCTTTTTCTGATATCAATTCATTAATTATATCAACATTGCTTGTACGGAAACGATAAGTTGTTTCTCTTAGTGTATTTGCCATTATATTATCATTGTTCTCTATTGATGGAATTACCTTTTCTTCAAATGTACTGTTGATTGTATCATCAGACCGTTTTAACTGACTTATTTTAAAATATTCATCTTCCGTTTTTAAAAACTCTTCGACTTCAATTATTAGTTGATCTACTTGACTCTTATATTCATTAAATCTATCAACATATAAATTATTGCTCGTTAGTAGGTAGTCTGCAATTTGTATATCTTTACCTTGAATTGCTAGTGATAGTTGATTGAGTGTACTTACCTGTTCGCTATATGTATACACTGCTTCAGTGTCTTCTTTAGATTGTTTAACTTCTTGATTCACAAAAAACCAAGCACTGAAAGTGAAAAAGATAACAACTAAAAATGATAATAAATATTTGTTTCCTATACTTAAATTATTAAAGGCTTTTATATTAATGGAAAACTTCCGCTTTGATGTTTCTTTATTATTTTTCCATTTTATGAATGAAAATGGAGATGATTTTTTCTTTTTTATATTATCTTTAGGTTTAATCTTTTTGTTCTTAAAAAATTTCATATTTTCCCCCGCCCGTTTATATGTTTTCTTTAATATCGGTAAATAGGTAGAAAGTATGAAGGGAATTGTTAAAAATTTATGAAAGATTTGATATTATAAGCCTAATTAATCGTATGTAACTATGGAATAAAGTATAATAATAGACACTTTATATGAAAGGGATGAAAAGTATGGAGTATGTAACTTTAAATAATGGTTTAAAAATGCCACAACTAGGTTTTGGGGTTTGGAAAGTACCCAATGAAGAAGTTGTTTCACCAGTAGAACACGCTTTAAAAGTCGGATATCGATCACTTGATACAGCAAAAGTATATGGAAATGAAGTTGGAGTAGGAGAAGCCATATCTAATAGTGGGATACCACGTGAAGAAATGTTTATAACTACAAAAGTGTGGAATAGTGATCATGGCTATGAAAATACATTAAAAGCGTTTGATGCTAGTTTAGAAAAATTAGGTTTAGACTATGTCGATCTATACTTGATCCATTGGCCAACTCCAAACTTTGACCAATATGTAGAAACATATAAAGCTTTAGAAACGTTATATAAAGATGGAAAAGTTAAAGCAATTGGTGTATGCAATTTTGATATTGAGCACTTAGAAAGAATTCTTAATGAATGCGAAGTAGTGCCGGTACTTAATCAAGTAGAATGTCACCCGTATTTACAACAAAAAGAGCTCCGAGGTTTTTGTGAGAAACACAATATCTATGTAGAGTCATATAGTCCATTAATGAATGGGAAAGATGTGCTTCAAAGTGAAGAACTACAAAATTTAGCAGGAAGAAAAGGAAAAACGGTTGCCCAAACGATTCTCCGTTGGCACTTGCAATCTGGAATGATTGTTATTCCTAAATCCGTTACACCTAATCGCATTGAAGAAAATCTAGATGTATTTGATTTTGAACTAACGGATGCTGAAATGCAGGAGATTAATGAATTGGATAGGAATGTAAGAAGTGGTGCACTACCAAGTGAAATGAATGTGAGATAAGTAATGAGACTCAGCAACAGTCTAAAATGTATAGACATTATTTGAAATAATAAAAACACCTCCGAAATGTTACAAAGAAATATGTACAAAATCGGGGGTGTTATTTTTGAGGAAATACACGGTCGACAGCATTTTCATACTCTGAAAAATAACCTGGTACTTCTGATTTATCCAATCCAGCATACATATATTTAACAATCGATTGATTATACCATTTTTGTTGTTCATACCCTGCATTAAAATTTGCCCAAATGGCTTCTCCTAGAATTTGATATTCTTTTTCAAGTTCAAGTAAATTGTCTAATTTATCAGCGATAATCAAATATTTTACTTCTTTAGGGGCGTTTTGAATGCTATATATTGTGTGTTGTTTTCTTTCTTTCCAAGTCTTAGATTTATCTTCTGTATGAGCAGCTACAAGTTGTGCGATTTCATTACCGAACTCATGTTGAATGTCATCGATTGTTACAGGAGTATCTTCAACAACATCATGTAGATAGGCTGCACAAACGAGTGAGTCCGAACTGCCTTCTAGCTCAAGCCTTTGGGCAACACGGATTGGATGTGTGATATAAGCTTCATCAGAATTCTTTCTAGTTTGTCCTTGATGCGCCTTTGTAGCAAAATTTTTTGCCTTCTCTTTTAACATAGCTTCCTCCGAATATAGATGTTTAGTATTAATAGAATATGAAACAGAATAAGTTTGTGTTCAATTATAATTATCAATTAATTCAGTTAAATTAATTTATTCTATATTTAATAGTATCTTAATTGCCGAAAGGATACAATCAAATTTTAAAAGAAGAGGTAAGTTATCAAATTGAGATTCAGTGGTATTAATAATTCAATTTTATATTACCGGTAGTGAATACATATCTTTAAATCGAATTAGTTTATATACGAATATATTTCATTTACGTTGAAATAGGAGAGTTGTTTTTCTTAGGAAAGCTCTTTCTTTATTTTCAGTACATAAACCATTACACTAGAGGTAATGATATAACATTAGCGGAGGTCACATCAATGGAAAAAGGAATTAACCAACGTAAGACAGAGCATATACGCCTTTGCCTTACTGGAGATGTAGAAGGAGTAAATAAATCTACAGGATTAGAGGGCATTAACTTTATACATAACGCATTACCAGAGATTGATTTTGCAGACATTTCTTTGGATTCAAATTTCTTAGGGAAACAATTAAAAGCGCCGTTCTTGGTAAGTTCGATGACTGGTGGATCGGAACTAGCGACAACTATTAATCAGAATCTTGCTATTGCTGCAGAAGAGAAAGGATGGGCATTAGCAATTGGTTCAACAAGGGCTTTCTTAGAAAGTGATCAACATAAAGATTCATTTCTAATCAGAAATCAAGCGCCTACTGCACCATTAATTGTTAATATTGGAGCTGTTCAATTAAATTACGGCTATGGTCCAGAAGAGTGTCAAAGAATTATTGATAAAACCAATGCAGATTCTATTGTTCTTCATCTAAATAGTCTACAAGAAGCGGTTCAAGATGGAGGGGACCTTAATTTTAAAGATTTACTACCAAAAATAGAGCAAGTCTGTAAACAAGTAAATGCTCCAGTGGGAGTTAAAGAAGTAGGTTTTGGTATTGACGGTGAAGTAGCAAGACGCTTGTATGATGCAGGTATTTCCTACATTGATGTAGCAGGTGCTGGAGGTACATCTTGGAGTCAGGTGGAAAAATTACGTTCCAAAGATCCATTAAATAAAGCAGCTGCAGAAGCATTCAATAGCTGGGGAAATCCAACAAAGGATTGTCTTGTTTCTGTTCGTGGAGAATTACCTGAAGTACCATTAATCGCAAGTGGAGGAATGAAAACAGGTTTGGATGCAGCGAAAGCAATTACGATTGGAGCTGATATCGTAGGCTTTGCAAGACATTTATTGAAAGCTGCAATGGAAACACCAGAAGATGTTATCCAAACAATGGAACAGCTAGAGTTAGAACTGAAAATGACGATGTTTGGAATTGGGTCTGTTAATTTAGAAGAATTAAAAAATACTTCACGAGTAACTATTATGGGACAATCATTAATGGATAAGTAATATGGCGAGTTATGAAAGGGAATCCCCCTTTTATGGCTCTTTTTTATATCTTAATTTATGATGAAATTGATTTAAATACATAAGAATAGGGAAGTCAATATAAAAAAGGAGTGAAGATGTATGGTGTGGACAATGCAAGATTATCCAAGTTCAATGAAGAATCTTGATAAAGTTACAAGAAAAAAAGCGATTGATATTGCAAATTCCATGATTGATGATGGTTACAAAGAAGGGCAAGCAATTCCAATAGCAATTGAACAAGCAAAAAATTGGAAGCAAAATGCATCACAAAGCGAAATAGATACGTATCATGATCAAGGTAGTCCGACTAAACGATCGGAAGAAGGAAAACAATCGACAAGTAATCCAGAGCGATTAGAAGAAGGCGAAGAAGTTTATAAGCATGAAGATGGTTGGGCAGTTGCATCCGTTGGTTCTGATATAGCAAGTGAAGTATTATCGACAAAAGAAGAAGCCGTAGCAAGAGCAGTAGAAATTGCACGTAAGAAAGCAACTTCACTAACCATCTATAAAGAAGATGGCTCTAAAGAAGAACAGCGTTCATACGCTGACCAATGATATAAGCATTATACAGAACAAAAAATAGCAGTATAAGGGATAAATATCCTTTTACTGCTATTTTAATTTTCTTGATTATTATCCATATATGTATAATTGGTTCTCTATAACACTAATTTTCTAATGTTGTTTTGAGTAAAGTAGGTTGATTTTACACCAAGCCTTATATATAATTAAAACCGTACTTAGTAATGATAATCATTTTCAATTAAGTCGAAATATACTAGGATATGAGGATTACTTATGAAGTTATGGATATTAATTATTTTTACTGTAATCTTATCATTTGTCTCTCTTTTCATAGGAGCAATTGATATTAAGGTAACGGATTTACTAGATTGGGAGTCTGATAAGATCCAAACATTTCTCATCAGTCGAGTACCTCGTTTAATGGCAATTATATTGGCAGGAGCTGGAATGAGTATTGCCGGTTTAATTATGCAATCACTTAGCAGAAATAAATTTGTTTCACCAACTACTGCTGGTACATTAGATGCAGCTAAGCTCGGAATTTTGATATCCATGTTGTTTTTTACAAATGTTACATATACACAACAAGTGGTCTTTAGTTTCGCGTTTGCATTAATTGGAACTTTCGTCTTTATGCAAATTTTAGATCGTATTAAATTTAAAGACGCAATATTTGTTCCGTTAATTGGTATCATGTATGGGAATATTTTATCTTCTATAACAACGTTTTTTGCATATGAGGCAGACCTTCTCCAAAATATATCATCTTGGTTAATGGGGAGCTTTACATTAGTAATTGCTGGTCGATATGAATTGTTATATGTGAGCGTTCCAGCTGTCATATTAGCATATATATACGCTAATAAATTTACAGTAGCAGGTATGGGTGAAGAATTCGCAAAAAATCTAGGATTGAGTTATAAAGTTGTACTGAATATCGGGCTTGTACTTGTAGCTATTATCTCAACAACTGTTGTACTTACTGTTGGAGTTATACCGTTTTTAGGGTTAATTGTTCCAAATATTGTTTCTCTATATTTAGGAGATAACTTACGTAAAACGATTCCACATACAGCGGTAATGGGAATTGCGTTCTTACTAGTATGCGATATTATTGGGCGTATTGTGGTACATCCGTTTGAGATCCCTGTGAACGTAACTGTAGCAGTTATTGGTAGTGCGATCTTCTTAATTATGTTGTTTAGGGGGAGAGCATATGCGAAAAAATAGTACGAAGTTGGTATTTTTAGCCGTAATAGGATTACTCTGTATTTTGTTTTATGCTTTTTATGATATTAAGGGTGGTTTTGACTATGCCTTCCCTAGAAGAATGAACCGAGTTCTTGCAATGGTAATAACAGGTATTGCTATTTCTTATGCGACAGTTATCTTTCAAACTGTTACTCGAAATCGAATTTTAACACCATCGGTAATGGGAATAGATTCCATGTATGAAGTAGTTCAAACACTGATTTATTTCTTTGCAGGTTCTATGTCGATGTGGGTCTTGAATAAGTACTTAAACTTTGGAGCAGCATTATTGGCAATGGTTCTTTTTGCATTCCTTTTATATCGCTTCTTATTCAGAGCGGATAAGCATCCAATTTATTTATTATTATTAATAGGAATGATTATAGGTACATTTTTAGGAAGTTTTGTAACGTTCCTACAAGTGCTAATTGATCCAGTCGAGTATTTAGGATTGCAATCACTATTATTTGCTAATTTTTCTAGAGTAAATGTTGAAATTTTATATATTGCTGTAGGGATCCTGCTAATTTCATTTATATTAGGCTATTTTATGTTAAATAAACTAGATGTAATGTCGCTAGGTCGAGAAAATTCAATTAATCTAGGTATTAAATATGATCGAATGGTAATGCAAGTACTAATTTTATCATCTATACTAATTGCTACTTCTACTGCTTTAGTAGGACCAATTACATTTTTAGGGTTAATTGTAGCGAATTTAGCTTATCAATTTTTAGCCTCCTACAAACACTCTGTTTTAATTTTGGGATCTAGTTTAATTAGTATAATTGCACTGGTAGGTGGTCAATTTCTTGTTGAGCATATTTTTGAATTGCGAACGACGTTAAGTGTAATTATTAACTTTGTTGGTGGGATTTACTTTATTTACTTATTATTAAAAGAAAGTAGGTCGTCAAAATGATAGAAATGAAAGCTTTGACTAAGAAATTCGCAAAAAAGAAAGTTGTTGATGATGTATCGGTAACGATAAAACCAGGGACAATTACATCTTTCATAGGACCGAATGGAGCTGGTAAATCTACATTATTGTCCATGGTTAGTAGATTACTGGACTCTGATTCAGGGGAAGTGTTATTGGATAAAAATGAAGTCAACAAATGGAAGTCCAATGAATTTGCGAAAAGAGTAGCTATATTACGGCAAGCAAATTTTATTAATGTAAAGCTTACTGTACGTGAGTTAGTATCATTTGGACGTTATCCATACTCGAAAGGCCGTTTAACGAATGAAGATCAACAATATGTTGATCAAGCGATTCAATATATGAATCTGGCAGAGATGGAAGATCAGTTTTTAGACGAATTATCTGGCGGACAAAAACAAAGAGCTTTTATTGCCATGGTTATAGCACAAGACACGGACTATATTCTTCTTGATGAACCATTAAATAATTTAGATATGAAGCATTCTGTACAAATTATGAAGATCTTACGTAAACTTGTTGATGAATTGGGTAGAACGGTAGTCATCGTTTTACATGATATTAACTTTGCATCTGTATACTCTGATCAAATTGTTGCGTTGAAGGATGGAAAGCTTGTAAAAAATGGACCAACCAATGAAATAATTAACTCTACTGCCTTAAGAGAAATTTATGATATGGATATACCTATTCAAGAACAAAATGGATGTCGTATTTGTGTTTACTTTAATTCACATACAGAAGTAAATTAGGATATCTATTTAAAAATTGTACCTAGAGAGAAGTATTTAATTTTGATCTTTTCTCTAGGTTTTTTATAAGACAATAAATAAATATGTGACAAAAATTTAAAATAATATTACAAAGGAGTAATATTTATGTTGACGGGAGTCTAAAAGGTAATTATAATAAGAAATATATTAATTGATAATGATTATCATTATTAATTAAATACATAGTACATACACAGAAGAGGAGAGAAGTACATGAAGAAATGGCAATTAGCTATAGCACTTATAGTTTTAGCTTTAGTATTAGCAGCATGTGGATCAGATGAGGAAAATGCTTCTGAAGAATCTACTGATAGTAATGCATCAGAGGAAACTACAGAAGAGGATGAGAACGCTGCATATCCGATGACGGTTTCTCCAACTGTATCTTCATCAGAAAGTAGAGATGGTGGTAGCTATACTTTTGAAGATGTTGAATTTGAGTCTATGCCAGAAAACATTGTCGTGTTTGATTATGGTATGTTAGATACATTAGATACACTAGGTGTA encodes:
- a CDS encoding HD domain-containing protein; the protein is MLKEKAKNFATKAHQGQTRKNSDEAYITHPIRVAQRLELEGSSDSLVCAAYLHDVVEDTPVTIDDIQHEFGNEIAQLVAAHTEDKSKTWKERKQHTIYSIQNAPKEVKYLIIADKLDNLLELEKEYQILGEAIWANFNAGYEQQKWYNQSIVKYMYAGLDKSEVPGYFSEYENAVDRVFPQK
- a CDS encoding ABC transporter ATP-binding protein; the encoded protein is MIEMKALTKKFAKKKVVDDVSVTIKPGTITSFIGPNGAGKSTLLSMVSRLLDSDSGEVLLDKNEVNKWKSNEFAKRVAILRQANFINVKLTVRELVSFGRYPYSKGRLTNEDQQYVDQAIQYMNLAEMEDQFLDELSGGQKQRAFIAMVIAQDTDYILLDEPLNNLDMKHSVQIMKILRKLVDELGRTVVIVLHDINFASVYSDQIVALKDGKLVKNGPTNEIINSTALREIYDMDIPIQEQNGCRICVYFNSHTEVN
- a CDS encoding iron chelate uptake ABC transporter family permease subunit, translated to MRKNSTKLVFLAVIGLLCILFYAFYDIKGGFDYAFPRRMNRVLAMVITGIAISYATVIFQTVTRNRILTPSVMGIDSMYEVVQTLIYFFAGSMSMWVLNKYLNFGAALLAMVLFAFLLYRFLFRADKHPIYLLLLIGMIIGTFLGSFVTFLQVLIDPVEYLGLQSLLFANFSRVNVEILYIAVGILLISFILGYFMLNKLDVMSLGRENSINLGIKYDRMVMQVLILSSILIATSTALVGPITFLGLIVANLAYQFLASYKHSVLILGSSLISIIALVGGQFLVEHIFELRTTLSVIINFVGGIYFIYLLLKESRSSK
- the fni gene encoding type 2 isopentenyl-diphosphate Delta-isomerase gives rise to the protein MEKGINQRKTEHIRLCLTGDVEGVNKSTGLEGINFIHNALPEIDFADISLDSNFLGKQLKAPFLVSSMTGGSELATTINQNLAIAAEEKGWALAIGSTRAFLESDQHKDSFLIRNQAPTAPLIVNIGAVQLNYGYGPEECQRIIDKTNADSIVLHLNSLQEAVQDGGDLNFKDLLPKIEQVCKQVNAPVGVKEVGFGIDGEVARRLYDAGISYIDVAGAGGTSWSQVEKLRSKDPLNKAAAEAFNSWGNPTKDCLVSVRGELPEVPLIASGGMKTGLDAAKAITIGADIVGFARHLLKAAMETPEDVIQTMEQLELELKMTMFGIGSVNLEELKNTSRVTIMGQSLMDK
- a CDS encoding ABC transporter permease, with translation MKLWILIIFTVILSFVSLFIGAIDIKVTDLLDWESDKIQTFLISRVPRLMAIILAGAGMSIAGLIMQSLSRNKFVSPTTAGTLDAAKLGILISMLFFTNVTYTQQVVFSFAFALIGTFVFMQILDRIKFKDAIFVPLIGIMYGNILSSITTFFAYEADLLQNISSWLMGSFTLVIAGRYELLYVSVPAVILAYIYANKFTVAGMGEEFAKNLGLSYKVVLNIGLVLVAIISTTVVLTVGVIPFLGLIVPNIVSLYLGDNLRKTIPHTAVMGIAFLLVCDIIGRIVVHPFEIPVNVTVAVIGSAIFLIMLFRGRAYAKK
- a CDS encoding aldo/keto reductase; this encodes MEYVTLNNGLKMPQLGFGVWKVPNEEVVSPVEHALKVGYRSLDTAKVYGNEVGVGEAISNSGIPREEMFITTKVWNSDHGYENTLKAFDASLEKLGLDYVDLYLIHWPTPNFDQYVETYKALETLYKDGKVKAIGVCNFDIEHLERILNECEVVPVLNQVECHPYLQQKELRGFCEKHNIYVESYSPLMNGKDVLQSEELQNLAGRKGKTVAQTILRWHLQSGMIVIPKSVTPNRIEENLDVFDFELTDAEMQEINELDRNVRSGALPSEMNVR
- a CDS encoding DNA-3-methyladenine glycosylase I, with the translated sequence MLGRCGWVTDEPIYISYHDEEWGVPVYEDDRYLFEMLSLEGAQAGLSWITILKRRENYREAFDHFYPEIVATYSDEKVESLLLNEGIIRNKRKISSVINNAHKCIEVAKEFGSFHKYIWSFVDGQPILNTWEDDKEIPAYTDLSEKMSKDMKKRGFRFVGPTICYSFMQAIGMVNDHTKQCFLYHGKNQ
- a CDS encoding DUF2188 domain-containing protein, which translates into the protein MVWTMQDYPSSMKNLDKVTRKKAIDIANSMIDDGYKEGQAIPIAIEQAKNWKQNASQSEIDTYHDQGSPTKRSEEGKQSTSNPERLEEGEEVYKHEDGWAVASVGSDIASEVLSTKEEAVARAVEIARKKATSLTIYKEDGSKEEQRSYADQ
- a CDS encoding methyl-accepting chemotaxis protein gives rise to the protein MKFFKNKKIKPKDNIKKKKSSPFSFIKWKNNKETSKRKFSINIKAFNNLSIGNKYLLSFLVVIFFTFSAWFFVNQEVKQSKEDTEAVYTYSEQVSTLNQLSLAIQGKDIQIADYLLTSNNLYVDRFNEYKSQVDQLIIEVEEFLKTEDEYFKISQLKRSDDTINSTFEEKVIPSIENNDNIMANTLRETTYRFRTSNVDIINELISEKEQAQTKASEAAENSMDRISSTLTMANLITIAIGVTIFSIVSVQISRNLKQVVQITSKVAAGDLTATHMKYNGKDEIGQLSASVNQMKDNMKAILTKVSSASSSVLERSDHLTQAATEVKEGNSQVAATMEELSAGAETQANGASDLSEKMSGFVEVVNKSRENGDEITSTTEKMLEQTNQGTALMRNSMKQMHRIDEIVKVSVDKVKGLDQQSRDISNLISVIKDISEQTNLLALNAAIEAARAGEHGRGFAVVADEVRKLSEQVSNSVGEITTIVSNIQDGTKEVVSSLNNGYKEVQEGTTQIESTGDNFKTIQHGVNDMVSKIEHITSDLLNIVENSTNMNQLIEEIASTSEESAAGVEQASAAAQQTSSSMEEVAGSANSLAELAIDLNNQLQVFKLK
- a CDS encoding sulfurtransferase encodes the protein MKNLISVQRLMRRFSQNHIVIVDVRFNLKDPDAGRKAYLKEHIPGAIYMDLNKDLSGKAGKHGGSHPLPDWDLFTNKLGQIGVTNETTVVVYDQGNDMFAPRFWWLMDYVGHDKVYILEGGLDQWKEEGGAVTTEVPSLNPVTYQPKLKQNRTVDMKEVRDKISNGNTILIDSRSYSRYLGDEEPLYRRAGHIPGAVNYFWKDVLTKDGRRWKDKEQLETLFANLSKDDEIIVSCGSGVSACPNILALETAGFHNVKLYPGSFSDWISYDDNDVKVGEEAP